One Leifsonia shinshuensis DNA window includes the following coding sequences:
- a CDS encoding LacI family DNA-binding transcriptional regulator: MTSLSAPTLADVAAHAGVSLATASRALHPSARTVRPELKQRVEAAAVELGYSVNAQAQAVARGSNNTVALVVGDIADPYFASIAAGVMDVAKLRGLIVTIATLPHDNQPDAQQLEAETLTALRAQRPRAVLFASSRDATADWSAFEAINQLAIIGPEAPGLRSVVVGNHEGAADLARTLSEIGYSDFAIVAGPAELSTVRDRVAGFASIAPGATVHNQSFSRDGGYEATADLLASGRRPECVFAVTDVMAIGAISAIRDAGLTPGIDVAVAGFDDIPLLRDVSPRLTTVALPLDRIGASALELALDNDGEMPSSVTVSGHVLLRESTPGLRR, translated from the coding sequence GTGACTTCCCTTTCAGCGCCAACTCTCGCCGACGTCGCAGCCCACGCTGGGGTGTCTTTGGCGACCGCATCGCGTGCCCTGCACCCGTCGGCGCGAACCGTCAGACCTGAGCTCAAGCAGCGAGTGGAAGCGGCCGCAGTTGAACTCGGCTACAGCGTCAACGCTCAGGCTCAGGCCGTTGCGCGCGGATCCAACAACACGGTTGCACTCGTTGTCGGCGACATCGCCGACCCGTACTTCGCGTCGATCGCGGCCGGGGTGATGGATGTCGCGAAGTTGCGTGGGCTGATTGTCACCATTGCCACATTGCCTCACGATAATCAGCCGGACGCGCAACAGCTCGAAGCGGAGACGTTGACTGCGTTGCGAGCGCAGCGACCGCGAGCGGTGCTGTTCGCGTCGAGCCGCGACGCGACCGCAGACTGGTCGGCCTTCGAGGCGATCAATCAGCTCGCGATCATCGGGCCGGAAGCCCCAGGACTTCGGAGTGTTGTCGTCGGAAATCACGAAGGTGCGGCAGATCTCGCGCGCACGCTAAGCGAGATCGGATACTCGGACTTCGCGATCGTCGCAGGACCAGCCGAACTGTCCACGGTTCGTGATCGGGTCGCTGGCTTCGCATCAATCGCGCCGGGCGCGACGGTGCACAACCAATCGTTCTCCCGTGATGGCGGGTATGAGGCGACCGCGGACTTGCTTGCCTCCGGACGCCGACCTGAATGTGTTTTCGCAGTCACGGACGTGATGGCGATCGGTGCCATCTCAGCGATTCGCGACGCAGGGCTCACTCCAGGTATAGATGTGGCGGTCGCCGGGTTCGACGACATCCCCCTTCTCAGAGATGTCAGCCCGCGGTTGACAACTGTGGCGTTGCCTCTGGATCGAATCGGTGCGTCTGCTCTTGAGCTTGCCCTCGACAATGATGGCGAGATGCCGTCGTCTGTGACGGTAAGCGGCCACGTTCTGCTTCGAGAGTCGACTCCCGGACTCAGGCGTTAG
- a CDS encoding SIR2 family protein: MTSNMKTENLNSAAADEDTLISVSFGLASSPGTYALLVGAGVSKGAGLPSAWDVLVDLTGRVADLKGETPDDPVRWYEETFETVTTYESVLERLAPTTYERQALLRTYFEPNPEEDGSAEPTEAHRAIARLVSEGAVRVIVTLNFDRLIERALREAGIEPLVIASEADIAGMPPLHTAPCCVVHLHGDYLNPPSMLNTVEELSEYGDDRRQLLERILTDYGLIAAGWSAVYDRALREAIKQSYPGRYTLTWIEPGTPGEEATQLRLSKNGVLVQTDADRGFGRLADAVQSMRSRHARHPLTLATAVETAKRELAGGKVSISLHDTIAAEFRRLYELEDIRNPSGSSDSALSDIVARIDEAAEVVDGLIATLAYWGDEVTDRWWIDELPRFAQAGEGSGSTLLLERRLIAGSAMFYTAGVAAVAAQRYGLLRQLFTLTRESQFTGRREPLASCLAIDHFTVNIPEGGRRPYSVVAPILDEAFPVPAEKREQWWQLFEVLRNAALLMDDTLFQRDYLDYAHTRKALGNAEQSRTGAIRLGNSVNKAAAEQRISEAQKSLKEQLREITRLVFPTPVHLRAAMSGERNSYLIPVAEQLAAELAVDGQRHPLIRTGFADEAERLECAVLAVSIKFGELGRETARGRIHSGAGFGVIASKVWLDSVF; the protein is encoded by the coding sequence GTGACCAGCAACATGAAAACTGAAAACCTCAACTCCGCCGCCGCGGACGAGGACACCCTCATAAGCGTCTCATTCGGTTTGGCTTCCAGCCCAGGAACGTATGCGCTCCTCGTAGGCGCGGGCGTGTCCAAAGGCGCCGGCCTTCCGTCCGCATGGGATGTCCTCGTGGACCTGACCGGTAGAGTCGCCGACTTGAAGGGCGAGACGCCGGACGATCCCGTGCGTTGGTATGAGGAAACGTTCGAGACAGTGACGACCTACGAGTCCGTCCTAGAACGGCTAGCGCCGACGACGTACGAACGTCAAGCTTTGCTGCGCACCTACTTCGAGCCCAATCCCGAGGAGGACGGCAGCGCGGAACCCACTGAAGCGCATCGGGCGATTGCGCGGCTAGTCAGTGAAGGCGCTGTCCGTGTGATCGTGACCCTGAACTTTGACCGGCTCATTGAACGGGCGCTCCGTGAGGCCGGCATTGAACCGTTGGTGATCGCGAGCGAAGCGGACATCGCAGGGATGCCGCCGCTACACACCGCCCCCTGTTGTGTCGTCCATTTACACGGTGACTACTTGAACCCGCCGTCGATGCTGAACACGGTCGAGGAGCTTTCAGAGTACGGGGACGATCGCAGACAGCTACTCGAACGGATCCTCACCGATTACGGTCTCATTGCCGCCGGCTGGTCGGCGGTGTACGACCGCGCCCTTCGCGAGGCCATTAAACAAAGTTATCCAGGTCGGTACACACTGACTTGGATCGAGCCGGGAACCCCCGGCGAGGAAGCGACACAGTTGCGCCTGTCGAAGAACGGTGTTCTCGTCCAAACGGACGCTGACAGGGGATTCGGTCGCCTCGCCGACGCGGTGCAGTCGATGCGTTCTCGCCACGCTCGCCACCCGCTGACCTTGGCCACTGCCGTAGAGACAGCGAAGCGTGAACTCGCGGGCGGAAAGGTGAGCATCAGCTTGCACGACACAATAGCGGCGGAATTCCGCAGACTCTATGAGCTGGAGGACATCCGCAACCCGTCAGGCAGTTCCGATTCGGCTCTCAGCGACATTGTCGCTCGCATCGACGAAGCCGCTGAGGTCGTCGATGGGCTGATCGCCACGCTGGCTTACTGGGGAGACGAGGTTACCGACAGATGGTGGATAGACGAACTGCCCCGATTCGCCCAGGCTGGTGAAGGTAGCGGGTCCACACTGTTGTTGGAGCGTCGCCTCATCGCCGGATCAGCGATGTTTTACACGGCCGGTGTGGCCGCAGTCGCTGCTCAACGCTATGGCTTGTTGAGGCAACTGTTCACGCTGACTCGTGAGAGCCAGTTCACGGGAAGGCGTGAACCGTTGGCCAGCTGCCTGGCCATCGACCATTTCACGGTAAATATCCCCGAAGGCGGGCGGCGCCCGTATTCGGTCGTGGCACCGATCCTCGACGAGGCGTTCCCCGTGCCGGCAGAGAAGCGGGAGCAATGGTGGCAACTTTTCGAGGTGCTTCGGAATGCGGCGCTGCTGATGGACGACACACTCTTCCAGCGTGATTATCTGGACTACGCCCACACGAGAAAGGCGCTCGGCAACGCCGAACAGTCACGAACAGGTGCTATACGGCTGGGTAACTCGGTCAACAAGGCTGCCGCCGAACAGAGAATCAGCGAAGCCCAAAAGAGCTTGAAAGAGCAACTCCGCGAAATAACGCGGCTGGTATTTCCGACCCCTGTTCATCTGCGAGCCGCGATGAGTGGAGAACGTAACAGCTACTTGATCCCGGTGGCGGAGCAGTTGGCTGCGGAACTCGCGGTAGATGGACAGCGGCATCCGCTAATTCGGACTGGATTCGCGGACGAGGCAGAACGCCTTGAGTGCGCCGTGCTAGCGGTCAGCATCAAGTTTGGCGAACTGGGACGCGAAACAGCGCGAGGCCGCATCCATAGCGGAGCAGGCTTTGGAGTCATCGCTTCGAAAGTCTGGCTGGATTCCGTTTTCTGA
- a CDS encoding Ppx/GppA phosphatase family protein: MRLGVLDVGSNTVHLLVVDAHPGARPLPAATHKSVLRLMRYITEDGAISPEGETAILDAIRSAVEVGRAEGIEELLPFATSAIREAANGPAILARILDETGVDLQVLSGEDEARLTFLAVHRWSGWSAGSILLMDIGGGSLEIAAGVDEYPDTAVSLPLGAGRSTIGFLHQDPPTADQLTALRDHARTTIADAVGRFTDRGPAHVIGTSKTIRSLARLAGSTASGPGGTERSLLRRSELSDWVPRLAQLTADARTALPGITADRTFQIVAGGVVLREAMRAFDVPVLEVCPWALREGIILRYLDHLD, translated from the coding sequence ATGCGACTCGGAGTCCTCGATGTGGGATCGAACACCGTCCACCTTCTCGTCGTCGACGCGCACCCGGGCGCCCGCCCGCTCCCCGCGGCCACGCACAAGTCGGTCCTGCGCCTCATGCGCTACATCACCGAGGACGGCGCGATCAGCCCCGAGGGCGAGACGGCGATCCTCGACGCCATCCGCTCGGCGGTGGAGGTCGGCCGCGCCGAGGGCATCGAGGAACTGCTGCCGTTCGCCACCTCGGCGATCCGGGAGGCCGCCAACGGCCCCGCGATCCTGGCCCGCATCCTGGACGAGACGGGCGTCGACCTCCAGGTGCTCTCCGGCGAGGACGAGGCCCGGCTGACGTTCCTCGCGGTGCACCGCTGGTCGGGCTGGTCGGCCGGCTCCATCCTCCTGATGGACATCGGCGGCGGCTCGCTGGAGATCGCGGCGGGCGTGGACGAGTACCCGGACACCGCGGTGTCCCTCCCGCTCGGCGCCGGCCGCAGCACCATCGGCTTCCTGCACCAGGACCCGCCGACCGCCGACCAGCTCACGGCGCTCCGCGACCACGCCAGGACGACGATCGCCGATGCCGTCGGCCGCTTCACCGACCGCGGCCCCGCGCACGTCATCGGCACCTCCAAGACCATCCGCTCGCTCGCCCGCCTGGCCGGATCGACCGCGAGCGGCCCGGGCGGGACGGAGCGCAGCCTCCTGCGCCGCTCGGAGCTCTCCGACTGGGTTCCGCGTCTGGCGCAGCTGACCGCGGACGCCCGCACGGCGCTGCCGGGGATCACCGCCGACCGGACGTTCCAGATCGTGGCGGGCGGCGTCGTGCTGCGCGAGGCGATGCGCGCGTTCGACGTGCCGGTGCTCGAGGTGTGCCCGTGGGCGCTGCGGGAAGGGATCATCCTGCGGTATCTCGACCACCTGGACTGA